In a single window of the Mustelus asterias chromosome 3, sMusAst1.hap1.1, whole genome shotgun sequence genome:
- the nmur1a gene encoding neuromedin-U receptor 1 has product MQLPPSPQHFPRNCSQMDYLRSRSRFLQTLYQYFCNASYQQQNLTWNDTVPEDFFLSRGELLFKYLGPRRSAFFTPVCVMYLCIFAVGGLGNALTCTVIAKHKVMRTPTNYYLFSLAISDLLVLILGMPLELYEMWRNYPFLLGQAGCHFKTFLFETVCFASILNVTALSVERYIAIVHPLKAKYVVTRTHAKRVIMTVWLISLCSAIPNTSLHGIYYLNTPFGEQIEESAICVLLKPAWMYNLIIQITTVLFFFAPMVTISMLYLLIGLQLKREKALSEFKPGVGNCNYQTARMQQEKTRRRQVTKMLFVLVIVFGICWAPFHTDRLMWILIKNWTGELHRLYQYVHIVSGVFFYFSSAVNPILYNLMSTRFREMFKEVMCRRKFQSSKPRWYSASVTRITTRSTVLESSPCNGIPLSDIEDYE; this is encoded by the exons ATGCAACTTCCCCCAAGCCCACAACACTTCCCCAGAAACTGCTCTCAGATGGATTACTTGAGAAGCCGGAGCCGCTTCCTCCAAACCCTCTACCAGTACTTCTGCAACGCGAGCTACCAACAGCAGAACCTCACCTGGAATGACACCGTCCCCGAGGATTTCTTCCTGTCCCGGGGAGAACTGCTGTTCAAGTACCTGGGTCCGAGGAGATCTGCCTTTTTCACGCCGGTCTGTGTGATGTACCTCTGCATCTTTGCGGTGGGTGGGCTGGGGAACGCTTTGACCTGCACCGTGATCGCCAAGCACAAGGTCATGAGAACTCCCACCAACTACTACTTATTCAGCTTGGCCATTTCGGACCTCCTGGTGCTGATTCTGGGCATGCCCTTGGAACTTTACGAAATGTGGAGGAACTACCCGTTTCTCCTCGGCCAAGCCGGGTGCCACTTTAAAACCTTCCTTTTCGAGACGGTGTGCTTCGCCTCGATCTTAAACGTGACCGCCCTCAGCGTTGAGAGGTACATCGCCATTGTGCACCCCCTGAAAGCCAAGTATGTCGTTACCCGAACTCATGCCAAACGTGTCATTATGACGGTGTGGCTGATTTCCCTCTGTTCGGCTATCCCCAACACCAGCCTGCACGGCATCTATTATCTGAACACACCGTTTGGGGAGCAGATTGAAGAATCTGCTATCTGTGTGCTGCTCAAGCCGGCTTGGATGTACAATCTCATCATTCAGATCACCACCGTGCTTTTCTTTTTCGCCCCCATGGTCACGATAAGTATGCTGTACTTACTGATCGGCTTGCAACTGAAACGGGAGAAGGCTTTATCCGAGTTCAAGCCGGGAGTTGGAAATTGCAATTATCAGACAGCCCGCATGCAACAAGAAAAGACCAGGCGCCGCCAAGTCACCAAAATGCTGT TTGTTCTGGTGATTGTATTTGGAATCTGCTGGGCACCTTTTCACACTGATCGATTAATGTGGATTCTGATAAAGAactggactggagaattgcacagATTGTATCAGTATGTGCACATTGTCTCGGGAGTGTTTTTCTATTTCAGCTCAGCAGTCAATCCTATCCTCTACAACCTCATGTCTACTCGGTTCAGAGAGATGTTTAAAGAAGTGATGTGTAGGCGAAAATTCCAAAGTTCCAAGCCGAGATGGTACTCTGCCAGTGTAACCAGGATAACAACCCGCAGCACAGTATTGGAATCCAGTCCATGTAATGGAATACCTTTGTCTGATATTGAAGACTATGAGTAG